The sequence TGCCCCTGCCGAAGATGATCGACGACGGACGGTTCGAAGCGCGCAAGCGCGATTCGGATGAGGTCATCGAACTTAATCAATGGGCGCTGCAATGGTGGCAGGATCAGCTCCAGAGCAAAGCCGCGACCTCCGTCCGGCAGTACCTAAAGCAGCGCGGCTTGACGGAAGAAACGACAAAGACGTTCCGGCTCGGATTTGCACCGGACAGTTGGGAGGCCCTGTCCACCCATCTGCGCCAAAAGGGCGCTACTCAGGAGCAACTTGAGCGCAGTGGCCTCGTCGTGAAAAAGGATGAAGGCGGATCTTACGACCGTTTTCGCGGGCGGCTAATGTTTCCGGTGTTCGACGCCCAGGGGAAGCCCATCGCGTTTGGCGGCCGGACGCTGGATCCTGAAGGCGAGCCCAAGTATCTAAATTCTCCGGAAACGTCGGCTTACACGAAGGGCCGCCACCTCTTTGGCTTGAACCTGACCCGCGACGAAATCAGGCGGAATGGGTTCGCCATTCTCGTCGAAGGCTACCTGGATCTCATCGTTCCTTACCAGTTTGGTATCAGGAATTTAGCCGCGAGTCTCGGCACCGCGCTGACGCCTGAGCAAGTGAAATTGATTGGCCGCTTTGCGCGTAAGGTTGTGGTGAACTATGATGGTGATCGCGCGGGTGTGCAGGCAGCGAAGCGGGCGATCGAAACTCTTCTGGCAGAAGACCTTGAGGTCAAGGTGTTGGTGCTCCCGGACAACGCCGATCCTGACGATTTCATCAGAAAAAACGGCGTCACGGAGTATCAGCAGCGGCGAGGCAACGCACAGCCCCATATACAATTCGTGATCGATCAAGCGGTACGGGATCGTAACCTTCACAACCCGGCGGACAAAGCGGCGGCGGTGGAGGAGACGCTCCCGTTTGTGCGCGCTGTCCGCGATTCGATTCAACGGCGCGGGTATTTTGATGAGGCAATGGATCGGCTGCGAATTCCAAACGATCAGCGGCGCGAGCTTTTGCAAAGAATACGCGGCGCCGCAAGTGGTGACGGACAAACCGTTCAGCAGGTGGTTGTCCGGCAACTGAAGCCGACGGTTGCGGAACAAAAGCTTTTGGAACTGCTGCTGGCGAGCGAAGAGTTGCGAAAGATTGTTCTGGCGCGGCTCGAACCGAGTGATTACGAAGGAATTGCGACGGCGCCAATTTTTCGCGCGCTGGTCAAGCTGAACGAGGACGAAGGCGAAGTCAACTTCGATTCATTGAGCGCGGAAACGCCGGACAATCCCGCGACCGGCGAGTTGCTGGCGCGGTTAATGATTGCCGAGCCAATTGAGTCGTTCGATGACGCATTGACGCACGCTGATAGCTGTCTGAATGCTTTGCGCCTGATGAAGCTGGATCGGGAGATTGACGAACTTAGTTCGCAAGTCGCCGAAGCGGAACGCGCGGGTGAAACAGAGAAACGCGACAGGCTGGAAACGAAAAAACAGGAACTATTCAAACAGCGCGGCAATTATCTGACGGCAGCGCAAGTCAGTAAAACGGTGCATTGAATTAATCGAGCCGCATGGTGCGGCCCAGTGGTCAGTACCACCTGCGGGGATTTGTCAGTACCACCTGCGGTAGCGGGTGGGTTGAACGAGGATAAAATATAACGTGGCTAGTGAAGAAAAAGATCGAGACGATGTGATGGATCGCCTGCTCCAGTTGGGCGGCGACAAGAAATTTCTGTCTTACGACGACTTGAATCGTGAGCTGCCTGAGAACGTTGTTTCGCCGGACGATATCGAAGACGTGTTGCAGAAGCTGGACGCTTCAAACATTCATGTCGCCGACTCCGACGAACGTTTGATCGAGCAGGCAGCCGCCATCGCGACGGAAGAAGAAGAGAGCGATGAAGATCTGGAACTGGATCTCTCCGCGGGCGCGCTGGAGAAGACCAACGATCCGGTTCGTCTCTACCTGCGCGAAATGGGCGTGGTGCCGCTGCTTACTCGCGAAGGTGAAGTCGCTATCGCGAAACGCATCGAGCGCGGCTTGATGAAAACGCACAAGTCGATTGCGCGCTCGCCGATTGCCGTAATGGAACTTTTGAAGATCGGCGAAGAGCTGGCGGAATTCAAAATTAACATTCGCGAGGTCGTGCTTTTCTCTGAGCAGGCGGAGCTTGCCGGCGAAGACGACAAGGCCGAAGAGTATCGCGAGTGGACGATCGAAGGTATCGAGGGTGTGCGCAAGCTCTTTAAGAACGCGCTGAAGGAGTACGCAAAACTCAAGACCGAAACGAAAGCCCAGCGCGGCAAAAAGACGAAGAAGGTCCTGCGTTTGCGCGGGCGCGTCGGGCGCCTGCGAATTGAGATTGCCGATGAAGTTGCCCGTCTGAATATGACGGAACGGTCGCGGCAAAGGCTGATCAACGCCATTCGCAATGTGCAGAAAGAAGTACGTTCGGCCGAGCGCGAGTTTTCTACTTACACCGAAAGACTTAATTCGAAGAAGCGCCTCAAGGCCGACGATCAGAAGGCTTACAAAGCACACGTTTCGAACGCGAAGAAACGCCTGCGCACCGTCGAGGAGGAGTATCACATCTCTCCCGTCGACGTTAAGCGTTCACTGCAAAACATCGTCACCGGCGAACAACAGACGGGTCAGGCCAAGCGCGAACTGGTCGAAGCGAACCTGCGGCTGGTGGTTTCAATCGCGAAGAAGTACACGAACCGTGGATTGCAGTTCCTCGATTTGAT is a genomic window of Pyrinomonadaceae bacterium containing:
- the dnaG gene encoding DNA primase; the encoded protein is MRFPQTFIDDLRRQSDIVRIVQDYVTLKKAGANWVARCPFHKETKPSFSVNPAKEIFYCFGCQKGGSVFNFVMEIERVAFPEAIKIVAEKSGVPLPKMIDDGRFEARKRDSDEVIELNQWALQWWQDQLQSKAATSVRQYLKQRGLTEETTKTFRLGFAPDSWEALSTHLRQKGATQEQLERSGLVVKKDEGGSYDRFRGRLMFPVFDAQGKPIAFGGRTLDPEGEPKYLNSPETSAYTKGRHLFGLNLTRDEIRRNGFAILVEGYLDLIVPYQFGIRNLAASLGTALTPEQVKLIGRFARKVVVNYDGDRAGVQAAKRAIETLLAEDLEVKVLVLPDNADPDDFIRKNGVTEYQQRRGNAQPHIQFVIDQAVRDRNLHNPADKAAAVEETLPFVRAVRDSIQRRGYFDEAMDRLRIPNDQRRELLQRIRGAASGDGQTVQQVVVRQLKPTVAEQKLLELLLASEELRKIVLARLEPSDYEGIATAPIFRALVKLNEDEGEVNFDSLSAETPDNPATGELLARLMIAEPIESFDDALTHADSCLNALRLMKLDREIDELSSQVAEAERAGETEKRDRLETKKQELFKQRGNYLTAAQVSKTVH
- a CDS encoding sigma-70 family RNA polymerase sigma factor; protein product: MASEEKDRDDVMDRLLQLGGDKKFLSYDDLNRELPENVVSPDDIEDVLQKLDASNIHVADSDERLIEQAAAIATEEEESDEDLELDLSAGALEKTNDPVRLYLREMGVVPLLTREGEVAIAKRIERGLMKTHKSIARSPIAVMELLKIGEELAEFKINIREVVLFSEQAELAGEDDKAEEYREWTIEGIEGVRKLFKNALKEYAKLKTETKAQRGKKTKKVLRLRGRVGRLRIEIADEVARLNMTERSRQRLINAIRNVQKEVRSAEREFSTYTERLNSKKRLKADDQKAYKAHVSNAKKRLRTVEEEYHISPVDVKRSLQNIVTGEQQTGQAKRELVEANLRLVVSIAKKYTNRGLQFLDLIQEGNIGLMKAVDKFEYRRGYKFSTYATWWIRQAITRAIADQARTIRIPVHMIETINKLIRTSRALVQELGREPTSEEIARRMDIPVSKVRKVLKIAQEPISLETPIGEEEDSYLGDFIEDKKIINPADAVMNINLSE